A window of the Helianthus annuus cultivar XRQ/B chromosome 4, HanXRQr2.0-SUNRISE, whole genome shotgun sequence genome harbors these coding sequences:
- the LOC110933415 gene encoding uncharacterized protein LOC110933415 has product MQSKPFGGKVILFGGDFRQILPVIPKGTRTMLVNASLNSSYVWWRCQVLKLTENMRLRVGCQEADLKEIKEFEEWILKLGDGLLGEENYGEIGIEVPDDLLIHDQVNPISSLISFIYPDMNKFLWDLTYFQQRAILAPTNEAVDSINKELLESPPGEEKV; this is encoded by the coding sequence ATGCAATCCAAGCCGTTTGGGGGAAAGGTCATTCTATTTGGTGGTGATTTTAGACAAATTCTTCCGGTCATCCCTAAAGGTACCAGAACAATGCTAGTCAATGCTTCTTTGAATTCTTCTTATGTATGGTGGCGCTGTCAAGTACTAAAGCTAACTGAGAATATGAGATTAAGAGTTGGTTGTCAGGAAGCAGATTTGAAAGAAATAAAGGAATTTGAAGAATGGATTTTAAAGCTCGGCGATGGTCTGCTTGGTGAAGAAAATTATGGTGAGATTGGTATTGAAGTACCAGATGATTTACTTATTCATGACCAAGTCAATCCTATTTCTTCTCTCATTTCATTTATATATCCGGACATGAATAAGTTTTTGTGGGATTTAACGTATTTCCAACAAAGAGCGATTCTTGCTCCAACTAATGAAGCAGTGGATTCAATAAATAAAGAGTTGTTAGAGAGTCCGCCTGGTGAAGAAAAGGTTTAG